The nucleotide window GAAGTCGGCTAGGGCGTCGTTAGCGGCGAGCTCAGCGAGGTACTTTTGCTTGAACTCTGGGAATTTAGCGGGTTCATGGTTGAACCACTTACGCAGTTCGGTCGTGGGGCCCATTTCTTTTTCCCAGGAAGCTAGTTGGGCGTTGACCTTTGAAATACCGCGGGGCCAGAGTCTGTCGACCAATACGCGGTAGCCGTCTAAGTCGGCGGGTTTTGTATAGATACGTTCGCATTTAATTGCCATTTTCATACCATCTCCATGACTCCTAGTTTACCATCTCTGTTCTGAGAATTAAATCTTACCAGGTGACGAATATTGCTGCCTGCGACTCATATGAGGAGTATCACTCAGAATTAGCTGGGGGGCGGAATATTGAGCAGCAATGAGGCGTAGAGGCTGGGTAATTTTTGTGAAGCTGGGCAGGGTAGATCTTAGTTCGCAGCTTGCTCTGCTCGCATTTGAATCAAGGAAAGTATTTGGCCAACTTTTTGTGGGCGCCCCCACAGCGGTCAAAGTTATAAATAAAAATTAAAGGAAGCGGATAAGACCATGACAAATGAGTTAGCTGAGTTTTATGCAGGTCGCTCTACACCAGAGATTACGCAAGACCTACTGGGGCATGAGTTGATCTACGACACACCGGCTGGCAGAATGAGTGGGTGGGTCGTTGAGGCGGAAGCCTATTTGGGTGAACAGGATACTGCTGCGCACGCCTTTAATGGCCGTCATACGGCCGCTAACGCCGCTTTGTATGATGCACCAGGAACTATCTATATTTACATTTTGCGCGGGTACTACATGTTAGACATTGCCACCCAAACGGTGGGAACACCACAAGGAATTCTGATTCGAGGAATTGAACCCCATGAAGGGTTAGATCTTATGCAGCAACACCGTGACAAACCAGTTCCAGATATTAGCAATGGGCCTGGCAAGCTGACAGCGGCTATCGGGTTACAATCCAAGGACCTGAACAGAACGCTACTTGGCACACATAATTTAACAATTACAGCAGAAAAGACGCGTCAACCAAAGGAAGTCGCGGCCACATCACGGGTTGGGGTCAGTGCAGGTAGCTGGCAGGACCGACCACTACGGTTTACAGTTGCAGGTAACCCCTACGTTTCCGGCAGTCGTAAACGTGATTGGGACCGGGACAATCACGGTTGGCAGAACTAAGCGTTGCTGGGGGGACTTTTGGTATAATAGCCCCAGAACGTTTTAAGGGATGGCATAAGTTTATGAATATTGATATTTTTATTGAAACACGGAAGCGACTGCATTTGTCGCAAGACCAGTTGGCTAATGGTATTTGTACACAAGCAACTCTCAGTAAATTTGAACGTAACGGCAAGGTTCCTTCTTTGAAAATTCTGTTGCAACTGTGCGATCGTCTAGAATTAACGTTAAATGATCTTTTTCCGTTGAACCATGATGAGGACTCCGTTCGTTCACAGGCATTGGAACAGGCTGAATTCCAGCTGTTGATTGGTGAATATAAGGAAGCCGCGGCTAGCCTGAAAAAATTAGGCAATCCAGAGACTGGCACGTTAACCTTTCAAATGCGGTTTTACTTCATTCGGGGGTATATCACGGCGCTGACTGGTGGCCCAATTGCCGACTCACTCTACGACTTTTCACAAATTTTAAACCGGTTTGATGAAGGCCATCATTCTATGTATTCCATGCTGGCCTACACTGGGATGGGAATTGCTTATAGTAATGAGGATGACGACGAACGGGCTGGTTTTTACTTCAATAAGGTTGCCGGTGAAATTCGAAACTTAAGTTTTAAGAATCGGCACAGCATTTGGCGCGCCTTAAACATTATTTTTTATACTGGTCAATTTTATGGTCGTAACGGCGAGTTGAAAAATAGTAACGACCTGTTGACTTACGGGGTTGAGGTCTGTGCGCGTTTCCACGTGACCTACTACTTGGCACGTATCCTGTATCAACGCGCCTTGAATCAGCAACGATTGCAAGGAGATCCCCACCAAATCAAGCAGGATCTTCAAGATGCTTCGGCGTTTGCCCGCTTGAACAGCAATACGAAGTTATTACAGATGATTGAAGAATTCCCGTTCAATGATTAAGAACGATGTTTTTAGACAGTAAAAGAGGTACCGAGACAGTTGTCCCGATACCTCTTTGTTTATCTTAGATTTAGTAAGGCTTACGGCCAAAGTGTACCGCGGCTGCCCCTAAGTTGAATTGCTGATAATGAACCTGACGGAGGCCAGCATCTCGAAACATCGTGGCCAACTCAGTCACACTCACGAATTGGTGAGTCGATTGTTGCAGGTAATTGTAAGCTTGGTAGTGATGTACCAGTTTGCCCATCAAGGGAACGATGTGACCGAAGTAAGCTTGCCAACCCGTGTGAATTACTGAGTTGGTTGGCTGAGAAGTCTCCAGACAAACGACTTGTCCGCCGGGTTTAACCACCCGCGCCATTTCGCGCAGGACTTGGTTTGCATCTGGGACATTACGCAGGCCGAAACCAATCGTTACCAGGTTAAAACTGTTATCTGGGTAGGGGAGGTGCATGGCATCTCCCTGACGCAACGTGATGCGGTCGGTCAGACCAGCCGCTTTAACCTTAGAACGCGCTTCACGTAACATGGTGCCACTAAAGTCGAGGCCAACTACGCGTCCCGCCGGACCAACAACATTCGCTAGCGCCAACGTCCAGTCACCAGTGCCACAGCAGAGGTCGAGGGCAAAGTCACCCGGATGAATGGTCGTTGCGTCCATTACGTGTTGCCGCCAAAGCCGGTGGGTCCCCAGACTGATTAGGTTGTTCATCTGATCATACTGAGGTGCGATACTGTCAAAGGTGGCTTGCACTTGGTCTTCAGGTGTTTGATTGGTCAGGGACATGTAAATGACCTCCTTTAGTCTGAATTACAGCAGGTATTTAGCGTCAGTGTCAGGATCTTGTGACGTCAAGATCTTAGGACCATCGTCAGTGATTACCAGCGTGTGCTCGTACTGAGCAGACAGTGAACCATCAGCCGTCGCGTAGTATTCCCAAGACTTGTCAGGCACTTCTTTAGAGATGATTTCCCAAGTTCCCAAGTTGATCATGGGTTCGATGGTAATCGTCATACCAGCGCGTAAACGTAACCCGCGACCGGCTTCACCGTAGTTAGGGACGTTTGGTTGTTCGTGCATGGTTGGTTGAATCCCATGGCCGATCAATTCACGGACATCGCCCATGTGTTCTTGGCCTTCCGTGTAAGCCTGAATGGCGTGACCAATGTCACCGATACGGTTGCCGACAACGGCTTGGTCAATCCCTAGGTAGAGGGCCTTCTTGGTGACATCCATCAAGTGTTGGGCTTCATCGCTGATTTTACCAACGGCGTAGGTCCAGCAGGAGTCACTTTCAAACCCGTCCAAGTTGACGGTCATGTCAACGGCAACAATGTCACCTTCCTTGAGCAAGAGTTCCTTGCGGGGAATGGCGTGGGCCACTTCGTCGTTAACGCTGACACAGGTAGCGTACTTGTAGCCTTCAAACCCTTTCTCTGAAGGGGTGGCACCATGTTCAGCGATGTATTTGTTAGCAAAACGTTCGATTTCCCAGGTAGAGATACCTGGCTTAATGATGTCCCGTAAGCCCTTGTGGACACCAGCTAAAACGGCACCGGATTCGGCCATTTTCTTAATTTCACGATCAGATTTAATGGTTATCAACGTGTTACCTCCTAAAAAATATGTTCACTTCTAATGTACACCTAATCAGTCATTTAGGCGACTCAGTTGAATAAGTTCTATACGGCAGGAACGACCGAACGAGGAAGTCTCGTTCGGTCGTTGATTAGTCTGCTTTGAGCTGATTGATTTTGCCGTCGTTGACCTGAGTCAAGATACGTTTGGCCTCGGTGATCCGTGCATCGCATAAGAAGTGCATGGAATTATCCTTTTCATCTTCAGCGCGTTTCATTTGTTCCGTGAGAAAATCGATTTCATCTTTTAAATAAGTCACTAAGTCCATAGTCCGCCCTCAATTCTTTGCGTAGTCCGCAATAACTGGTCATAAATACCCAGTCACATAATAATTTCATTGTACCAAAGTTTGCGCCATAAGTAACTTGATTGAACAGGGTCCAATTGGTTTACAGTCCCCGTCAAAAGGACTACGATAGAAGTCAGTTGATAATGTTTCTAAAGTAGCATGAGGGAGTGAGGGTTTTGGATTCAGAGGCAATTGATTTACAGGGACGGCCATATAGTCATCTGGCCTTTATTTGGACACTGTTGGCGGGGACTTTTACTATGTCGATTAGCCAGTCATCGCTGTCGACAGCGTACCCAACGCTGATGCGGTACTTCAACGTGCCAGCGTCAACGGTCCAGTGGCTGACGACGGGGTTCATGTTGGTGATGGTCGTGATGATGCCAGTTAGTCCGTGGCTGTTGAATAATATTCGGTTTCCAGTGCTCTTTGTGACCGTGCTGGCGTTATTTGACGTTGGGACGTTTATTATTTACTTAGCCACCAGCTTTCCGTTGATGATGCTGGGAAGAGTCATGGAAGCTATGGCGGTCGGCATTATGTTTCCGTCCTACCAGACGGTGATGCTCCGAATTACCCCAGAAGCCCAGCGGGGGAGTGTCATGGGGTTTGCTGGCTTGGTCATGGGTTCGGCGTTGGCAGTTGGCCCAATTATTTCCGGCATTGTTTTGAAATATACCAGTTGGCAGGGACTCTTCGTTGTCTTCATGCTAATCATCACGATTGTTTTTTTGATTGCCATCAAAACCATCAAAGATGTCATGCCGCAGCATAAGGCTCACCTGGATTACTGGTCCGTTATCAGTAGCGTGGGCTTCATTGGGATTCTGTACGTCGTCAACCAAATTGGTAAGGCAACAGTCAACTGGGGTGTTATGAGTGGCTTGCTGGTAGTCAGTCTTCTAGCGGTAGCCTACTTTGTCTTTCGCCAATTTCACGTGGCCACACCCTTACTGGATCTGCGCGTGCTGAAGACAGCTAATTTTGATTTGGCCGTCTTACTGACGGGAACTTCCTATATTGCTTTAATCGTGGTCACGATTGTCTTTCCGCTATACTATCAAGAGGTACTGGGAATTTCGCCATTTGCTTCGGGGATGGCCTTAGTTCCCGGGGCCGTGGTCCTAAGCCTGTTGAACCCGTTGACGGGGAAACTAGCCGACCATATTGGGTTTAAAGCCACCATGTTGACCGGGATGTCGATGATTGTCCTGGGCTGGCTATGGTTGGCCGTAGTTGGTGGCAAGCAGTCACTACTCGCCATGGTTTTAATTGCTGCCTTGATTGAAGGGGGCAATGCTTTTGTTATGATGCCAGCCGTGACTTTGGGGGCTAATTCTTTACCAGATCAGTTGATTTCTCATGGGACTGCGGTGATTACAACGGTTCGCCAAATTCTGGGATCAACCGGAGTTGCCGTAGCAACGCTGATTTTAGCCGCTGTTACGGCAGGACAGCTGAAGGTGACGTCAGCTGCTACTGCTAGCTTAGCTGGGTACCATGCGGTCTTCTGGACATTTCTAGGGATTGCGGTTGTCGGTTGGATTTTCGCTGCCATGCTTCGTGACGGTCGGAAACAGGCGTGACTTATTGCTATCTGTCGTCGCTAGTGGTTAGGTAGTTGTCGCACGTTTCGACCATTTGCGTTCGGAGTACAACCGGGGTTTGGGACTTTTGTCCCGAACTCATTTTTTATTCTTAAGTTTGTAAGCCTAAAGGTTGAAAGGTAAAATCGTCGTACTCTGGCGGCCAGAGATTTCGCCCGCTGTGGGGATGGTGGTCGATACTTGATTTGGTGAAGATTCTTGTGGCAGTTCCGGCCGGCTTTCAGTTAGTCTACGGTCATATATCAGACAGACACTCTTCAGTACACTTGTTTAGTTGAACGCTTTGACTGACTTAGGCAGCAAGGAAAATAAAATGTTGCTTCCATCGGACGAGTAAATACGCTAAAATAGCGGATAAGCTTAATCAGAAAGGGGTCTCCCTATGCCAAACACAACCATGATCGATTCGCCTTCGTTCTACGCGAACCCAGACCGCAACGTTGCCGTTTTAAACTACAATGCCCACTTTATTACGAGTGTTTTTGACCTCGTCAATAGTGAGGAGTTGATTGCGTTTGTTCGTTTATTCTTGAACCAACAGCGCGATAAGGTCCCAGTCGATGCCGACCCCGTCACGACCTTTAACCTAGCGACGCCAGAAACTTATATGGACGTAGTCAAGGCCATTTTGACGGACCAAGTGACCGCGTACCAGCCCTTCAAGACGGCCGAAATTTTGGCCAGCGTTGAGGACCTGTACACGTATTACCGAACGTACCTACGGATCTCATTGATGACGGCCCACGAGAATAACGTTGTCGCCAGTGAGTTCATGTCCATTGATCAAAATTTTAACGACTTAGTGATCCGGTTATACCGAGCCATTGAGGAAAAATTAAAGGGCCATGCGAACCACGTTTACCGTGAAGTCAACGCTGGGACTAACGGCACGTTGTTACTACGGGAAGTTGCGTGGCCATTGCCAACTGGCTACGAGGCCCTTAAGGACATCCATTTTATTAGTCGGATGATGTTACAACCACCAATGATGCTCCACACGAAGAGTAATAAGCGCAAGGGCCTCTTCACAGCGACGCAGACGAATCCCTTGGAAAACTTTAAGGGAACTGAACGTGACTGGTTGTGTTATCCAGCTAAGATTGGCGAGAGCCTGGCCTACATTTACTTCCACAGAGACTATTTGGCGTCGGGAATTGCCCTAGCTAATCTCTTTCAGATGGCAGACACTGAAGAAATCGCGGGGAAGCAGCCAGACCTTATTCTGTTGTTTGGGACACCAGGGGTGGCGAGCGATGAGTACCCGGAAAATGGTCACTATTTTTACGACCAAGCGAATGGGATTTACGTGGGGCAGATTCCTTACAACGACCAGACAACTTACTTCGGTTACATGAAGAAAATGTGTCTGACACTGCACAACCTCCACATGATTGCTGAGCAGAAGTTACCAATTCACGGCTCGATGGTTCGCATCACTTTTGCCAACGGTCAAACGAAGACGGTGGTTTTCTTTGGGGATTCCGGTGCTGGGAAGTCTGAATCCATTGAAGCTTTGCAGGCGGTGGCCGATGACCAGATTGCTAATATTGAAACGATTTTTGATGACATGGGTAGCTTCACATTAGAGGACGACCACTTGTACGCGCAGGGCACCGAAACCGGGGCCTTTGTCCGATTGGATGACTTGAGCAGCGAGGTAGCTTTCAACAACATGGACCGCGGAATCTATATGAATCCGGAACAAAAGAATGCACGAGTCATCATTCCAGCGAACACTTGGCCCCGGGTCGTGGCGCACCATGAAATCGATATGTGGGTCTACGCCAACAACTATGACGATGCAATTGGGGTTCATCGTTTTGAAGATCAGGCTACGGCCAAGGCCACCTTTGTTGCCGGCAAACGTTGTGCTTTAGGAACGACTGATGAAGTGGGGATGAGTACCACCTTCTTCGCTAATCCGTTCGGACCCGTACAGGAGCAGGCGGCGACACAACCAATTATTGATGCCGTCTTCGACCGGTTATTTGCGGATGACGTTTACGTTGGTGAGATCTTCACGCATCTGGGTAGCGACAAGTCACAGGCTAATCTCAATGCCTCCGCACATAAATTACTCCAAGAATTGCTTAAGTTGTAGAGCGATTCCGTCTTGCCGGCCGCACTGCGGTAGCCTGGAGCGTTCCCACAGCAGGGCCCACCCCTGGCCGCCGGAGCGCGAACATTGTAAGAAATTAAAAAAGGGATTACGTAAGCCAGCAACTGACACACGTAATCCCTTTTTAATTGGCAAGTTTAGTTGAATTGGGCGAGTAATGCGGTCATGAATGCTTGGGCATCTCCCACATAGCCGTAATCAGCAACATCAAAGATTGGTGCGTCGGGGTCAGAATTGACGGCGACAATCGTCTTAGAGTCCTGCATGCCGACCAGGAATTGGACGGCACCGCTGATTCCGAAGTTGATGATCAATTCAGGGTGAATAGTGTTACCACTCTGACCGATTTGATCATCATGGGTGAACCGGTCTTGATCGGTTAATGGCCGTGAGACCCCAATCCGACCACCCAGCTTTTCGGCTAACTGGGTAGCGTGGTTGACCATGGCAGCGCTGGCTGCTCCCCGACCTAGTGCAACCACCCGGCTGGCATCGCCGACCGTTGTAGCCGTGTTAACAACGGGTGTAGCAGCCGTCACTTGTAAGCGATCGACGGGGTGGAAAGTAACCGTGGTGGTCGTGACCTCAGCAGCACCGGCAGCTTCTTCAGCAACGAAGGTGTTTGGCCGCACCGTGACCATTTGTGGTCGACGTTCAGGGATGGTGATTTCGCACATGATATTATCACCGTAGGAAGGTTTTACGGCAATCAACGTTTCGCCATCGTAGCGTAGGCCCAATGCATCGGCGGTCAGTCCAGTCTGGAGCTTTGCTTGTAAGCGAGGGGCGATAGAACGGCCCGTGATGGTAGCACCAAAGAGGACACCGTTAGGCTGATAGGCTTCAACCAGTTGTTGGAGGGCATCAGCGTGTTCAGCGTCAGTAGCCGTTGGGAATCGGTCATCCCGAACGACCCGTATTTCGTCGGGACCGTAGGCTTTTAATTCGTCTTCCAAATGGTCCGTTGTCGCCTCTAACAAGATTACAACCGTTTTGAAGCTGTCACCAGCTAGGTCACGAGCTTTGGTGATTAGTTGTTGGGTGGTGGGTTCAATGTGGTCTAAGCGGCGTTCCGCAATGACCCATAATTCTGGTTTTGACATAGCAGATTCCTCCTTAGATTAATTGACGTTCTTTCAGGGCCTTGATCAGCTGACTAGCGGCTTCACTTGGGGTGCCAGCTAGCGGTGTCAGTTCACGCTTAACGGGTTCTGGGGCATAGACCTTGGTCACAACGGTTGGTGACCCTGATTGGCCCAAACGAGTATCGTCCAAGTCGAGGTCATCATGGTGCCAAACAGTCAGTGGCTTTTCAAAGCTCAATTGAATGTTGCGGGGGGTAGGGTAACGGGGGGTGTTCAACTCACTGCGGACGCTGACTACAGCTGGCAGTTGGGCCACCAGTGTTTGCTTGGTGTCTTCGAGTAGGCGTTCAGCGGTTACTTCGTTGGGACCACTCATCCGCAGGCTAGCTGCATAGGTGATTTGGGGCTGGTTGAGAAATTCAGCTACGATGGGACCTACTTGGCCGGTATCGGCATCGACTGCTTGCCGACCAAAGAGAATCAGGTCGGCGTCGCCAATTTTTTTTAAGGCTTGGGCAATGACGTAACCGGTGGCCAGGGTGTCAGCCCCAGCAAAGGCACGGTCGGATAGGAGGTAGCCAGAGTCGGCTCCCATAGCCATGCCTTCGCGCACAGATTCAGCGTAGTCATCGGGACCCATGGTTAGTAGGGCCACTTCAGCGCCGGTGGTGTCCTTTAGATTCAAGGCCAGTTCAACGGCATTCTTATCAAATGGATTCATTACACCAGCTAAGCCACGACGATCCAAGTTATGGGTCACTGGGTCGATCTTGACGTTGTTGGTTTCAGGAACTTGTTTAATGCAAACCACAATTTTCATGGGGAAACCTCCTATTTGTTAAATTCAGCTTTGGCAATGGCGGACCGCATCTTTTCAACGGTTCCTTCAGCAATTTCCATTGCCCGGGCGTCCCGAATCAGATGTTCGACGGGATATTCCCGACTGTAGCCATAACCAGCTAAGATCTGTAGGGTGTCGTCACCGGCGCTGACAGCAGCCCGTGAACCATGAGCCTTGGCCATGGCTGCTTCTTCGCTATATGGTTGGCCAGCTGCCTTTAATTGCGCGGCCTTTTGGTAGAGCAGCTTCGTTGTTTCTTTACGCATGGCAATGTCGGCAACCTTGCGATGGGTGACCTGCAGGT belongs to Levilactobacillus yonginensis and includes:
- a CDS encoding electron transfer flavoprotein subunit alpha/FixB family protein: MSKPELWVIAERRLDHIEPTTQQLITKARDLAGDSFKTVVILLEATTDHLEDELKAYGPDEIRVVRDDRFPTATDAEHADALQQLVEAYQPNGVLFGATITGRSIAPRLQAKLQTGLTADALGLRYDGETLIAVKPSYGDNIMCEITIPERRPQMVTVRPNTFVAEEAAGAAEVTTTTVTFHPVDRLQVTAATPVVNTATTVGDASRVVALGRGAASAAMVNHATQLAEKLGGRIGVSRPLTDQDRFTHDDQIGQSGNTIHPELIINFGISGAVQFLVGMQDSKTIVAVNSDPDAPIFDVADYGYVGDAQAFMTALLAQFN
- the map gene encoding type I methionyl aminopeptidase, yielding MITIKSDREIKKMAESGAVLAGVHKGLRDIIKPGISTWEIERFANKYIAEHGATPSEKGFEGYKYATCVSVNDEVAHAIPRKELLLKEGDIVAVDMTVNLDGFESDSCWTYAVGKISDEAQHLMDVTKKALYLGIDQAVVGNRIGDIGHAIQAYTEGQEHMGDVRELIGHGIQPTMHEQPNVPNYGEAGRGLRLRAGMTITIEPMINLGTWEIISKEVPDKSWEYYATADGSLSAQYEHTLVITDDGPKILTSQDPDTDAKYLL
- a CDS encoding MFS transporter, which translates into the protein MDSEAIDLQGRPYSHLAFIWTLLAGTFTMSISQSSLSTAYPTLMRYFNVPASTVQWLTTGFMLVMVVMMPVSPWLLNNIRFPVLFVTVLALFDVGTFIIYLATSFPLMMLGRVMEAMAVGIMFPSYQTVMLRITPEAQRGSVMGFAGLVMGSALAVGPIISGIVLKYTSWQGLFVVFMLIITIVFLIAIKTIKDVMPQHKAHLDYWSVISSVGFIGILYVVNQIGKATVNWGVMSGLLVVSLLAVAYFVFRQFHVATPLLDLRVLKTANFDLAVLLTGTSYIALIVVTIVFPLYYQEVLGISPFASGMALVPGAVVLSLLNPLTGKLADHIGFKATMLTGMSMIVLGWLWLAVVGGKQSLLAMVLIAALIEGGNAFVMMPAVTLGANSLPDQLISHGTAVITTVRQILGSTGVAVATLILAAVTAGQLKVTSAATASLAGYHAVFWTFLGIAVVGWIFAAMLRDGRKQA
- a CDS encoding DUF488 domain-containing protein codes for the protein MAIKCERIYTKPADLDGYRVLVDRLWPRGISKVNAQLASWEKEMGPTTELRKWFNHEPAKFPEFKQKYLAELAANDALADFLKLVADQLATQDVIFLYGAKDEEHNQAIILKDFVLTQLAGQVPAARLQD
- a CDS encoding electron transfer flavoprotein subunit beta codes for the protein MKIVVCIKQVPETNNVKIDPVTHNLDRRGLAGVMNPFDKNAVELALNLKDTTGAEVALLTMGPDDYAESVREGMAMGADSGYLLSDRAFAGADTLATGYVIAQALKKIGDADLILFGRQAVDADTGQVGPIVAEFLNQPQITYAASLRMSGPNEVTAERLLEDTKQTLVAQLPAVVSVRSELNTPRYPTPRNIQLSFEKPLTVWHHDDLDLDDTRLGQSGSPTVVTKVYAPEPVKRELTPLAGTPSEAASQLIKALKERQLI
- a CDS encoding DNA-3-methyladenine glycosylase: MTNELAEFYAGRSTPEITQDLLGHELIYDTPAGRMSGWVVEAEAYLGEQDTAAHAFNGRHTAANAALYDAPGTIYIYILRGYYMLDIATQTVGTPQGILIRGIEPHEGLDLMQQHRDKPVPDISNGPGKLTAAIGLQSKDLNRTLLGTHNLTITAEKTRQPKEVAATSRVGVSAGSWQDRPLRFTVAGNPYVSGSRKRDWDRDNHGWQN
- a CDS encoding helix-turn-helix domain-containing protein yields the protein MNIDIFIETRKRLHLSQDQLANGICTQATLSKFERNGKVPSLKILLQLCDRLELTLNDLFPLNHDEDSVRSQALEQAEFQLLIGEYKEAAASLKKLGNPETGTLTFQMRFYFIRGYITALTGGPIADSLYDFSQILNRFDEGHHSMYSMLAYTGMGIAYSNEDDDERAGFYFNKVAGEIRNLSFKNRHSIWRALNIIFYTGQFYGRNGELKNSNDLLTYGVEVCARFHVTYYLARILYQRALNQQRLQGDPHQIKQDLQDASAFARLNSNTKLLQMIEEFPFND
- a CDS encoding demethylmenaquinone methyltransferase — its product is MSLTNQTPEDQVQATFDSIAPQYDQMNNLISLGTHRLWRQHVMDATTIHPGDFALDLCCGTGDWTLALANVVGPAGRVVGLDFSGTMLREARSKVKAAGLTDRITLRQGDAMHLPYPDNSFNLVTIGFGLRNVPDANQVLREMARVVKPGGQVVCLETSQPTNSVIHTGWQAYFGHIVPLMGKLVHHYQAYNYLQQSTHQFVSVTELATMFRDAGLRQVHYQQFNLGAAAVHFGRKPY
- a CDS encoding phosphoenolpyruvate carboxykinase — translated: MPNTTMIDSPSFYANPDRNVAVLNYNAHFITSVFDLVNSEELIAFVRLFLNQQRDKVPVDADPVTTFNLATPETYMDVVKAILTDQVTAYQPFKTAEILASVEDLYTYYRTYLRISLMTAHENNVVASEFMSIDQNFNDLVIRLYRAIEEKLKGHANHVYREVNAGTNGTLLLREVAWPLPTGYEALKDIHFISRMMLQPPMMLHTKSNKRKGLFTATQTNPLENFKGTERDWLCYPAKIGESLAYIYFHRDYLASGIALANLFQMADTEEIAGKQPDLILLFGTPGVASDEYPENGHYFYDQANGIYVGQIPYNDQTTYFGYMKKMCLTLHNLHMIAEQKLPIHGSMVRITFANGQTKTVVFFGDSGAGKSESIEALQAVADDQIANIETIFDDMGSFTLEDDHLYAQGTETGAFVRLDDLSSEVAFNNMDRGIYMNPEQKNARVIIPANTWPRVVAHHEIDMWVYANNYDDAIGVHRFEDQATAKATFVAGKRCALGTTDEVGMSTTFFANPFGPVQEQAATQPIIDAVFDRLFADDVYVGEIFTHLGSDKSQANLNASAHKLLQELLKL